One Aulosira sp. FACHB-615 DNA segment encodes these proteins:
- a CDS encoding sensor histidine kinase KdpD — protein sequence MNWSNWAYLGVGIILGIGFRWLFAKSANTSPNISPVISESQETVSQLRQEIKQTQLAYQMAQEMSQFKAGFLARTTHELRSPLNSVISLHQLILSDLCENPAEEREFIAQAHEKALKLLHLMDEILSVSRTEYGTNKLDIQPRCLDTVFQEVKDLTYMLAANRNFLLQMSPIDPEVHVLADHRWLRQILVNLVDTAITQMQEGSIWVSATVSDHTNMAHIYLDIPAHALPESEPIDFMKHNNEPSQTKDEKVNLSPGMKLLLNQTLLEVMGAKLEMLPHLTSPESTDSLTRVQITIPVA from the coding sequence ATGAACTGGAGCAACTGGGCATATCTCGGAGTCGGAATCATCTTAGGAATCGGTTTTCGTTGGTTATTTGCTAAGTCAGCAAACACTAGTCCTAACATATCGCCAGTAATATCAGAATCACAAGAAACTGTGTCACAACTGCGGCAAGAAATCAAACAAACGCAGTTGGCTTATCAAATGGCGCAGGAGATGAGTCAATTTAAAGCAGGTTTTTTAGCACGTACTACCCATGAATTGCGATCGCCACTCAATAGTGTGATTAGCTTGCATCAATTAATTTTGTCAGACTTATGTGAAAATCCCGCAGAAGAACGAGAATTTATCGCCCAAGCTCACGAAAAGGCTTTGAAATTGCTGCATTTGATGGATGAAATTCTCAGCGTTTCTCGAACCGAATACGGTACAAATAAATTAGATATTCAGCCCCGATGTTTAGACACAGTTTTTCAAGAAGTTAAAGACTTAACTTATATGCTGGCGGCGAATCGGAATTTTTTGTTGCAGATGTCACCCATAGATCCAGAAGTTCATGTGTTGGCAGATCATCGCTGGTTACGCCAAATTTTAGTTAATTTAGTAGACACTGCAATTACTCAAATGCAAGAGGGTAGTATTTGGGTTTCCGCCACAGTTTCAGATCATACTAATATGGCTCATATCTATTTAGATATTCCCGCCCATGCTTTACCTGAAAGTGAGCCGATAGATTTCATGAAACATAATAATGAGCCTTCTCAAACTAAAGATGAGAAGGTCAATCTTTCTCCAGGAATGAAATTATTACTCAATCAAACACTATTAGAAGTTATGGGAGCAAAACTAGAAATGCTTCCCCATTTAACAAGTCCAGAATCAACTGATTCACTAACTAGGGTACAAATTACCATTCCTGTAGCTTGA
- the gmk gene encoding guanylate kinase gives MMQVLPIQTSATTTECPPTGKLIVLTGPSGVGKGTLMRSLLQRHPQLYYSVSVTTRSPRPGEIDGKNYYFINRSKFEQLVAQGEFLEWAEFAGNYYGTPRETVVNQIQSGKLVVLEIELEGARQIRASFPNALSIFILPPSFDELEKRIRGRGQDSEEAISRRLVRAKAEIAAADEFDIQIVNDDFETALAAIEAAIFE, from the coding sequence ATGATGCAAGTTTTACCCATCCAGACTAGTGCTACTACCACAGAATGCCCGCCTACAGGCAAGTTAATTGTTTTAACTGGCCCTAGTGGAGTTGGCAAAGGCACCTTAATGCGATCGCTGTTGCAGCGTCATCCGCAACTGTATTATTCTGTATCCGTGACAACTCGTTCTCCTCGCCCCGGAGAAATTGATGGCAAAAATTATTACTTTATTAACCGTAGTAAATTTGAACAACTGGTTGCTCAAGGTGAATTTTTAGAGTGGGCGGAATTTGCGGGGAATTATTACGGTACTCCGCGAGAAACTGTAGTCAATCAAATTCAGTCTGGTAAGTTAGTAGTGCTGGAAATTGAGTTAGAAGGAGCAAGACAAATTCGCGCTTCCTTTCCTAATGCTCTCAGCATTTTTATTTTGCCGCCTTCTTTTGATGAATTAGAAAAACGGATACGTGGCCGTGGACAAGACTCTGAAGAAGCGATTTCCCGTCGCCTAGTCCGCGCCAAGGCGGAAATCGCGGCTGCTGATGAATTTGATATTCAAATTGTCAATGACGATTTTGAAACAGCACTTGCAGCGATCGAAGCCGCGATATTTGAATAA
- a CDS encoding Tic22 family protein yields MKALVRWGATLGLIGSTLLGTVFVGNVPVLALSEQQIKEKLDSVPVYLITNDKGLPLSRPLPENQDGKKLGGSVTGVYLSRQEAQAFINQLRTTNANDPKMAEIVKNLQVTAVPLGIIYQQLQETKNQPNRLVFAFKPVDQDVKGALELLNQSGQKVEQFRSVPIFAVRFAPDQGYVPIKLTNDKEQVVPLFVSKQDAQGLLNQVKPKYPKADIQVIDIDGVIKTLQDKNEDWLKQVVLVPSQESREYIRTLPKNSGNSGNNNAQPAKPKR; encoded by the coding sequence ATGAAAGCATTAGTTCGCTGGGGCGCAACATTGGGTTTAATCGGGAGTACTCTGTTAGGCACAGTTTTTGTCGGTAATGTCCCAGTGCTGGCATTGTCAGAACAACAAATCAAAGAAAAACTAGACTCAGTACCAGTGTATCTGATTACCAATGATAAAGGATTACCTTTGAGTCGTCCTTTACCAGAAAATCAAGATGGTAAAAAACTGGGTGGTTCAGTCACAGGCGTTTATCTCAGCCGTCAAGAGGCGCAGGCTTTTATTAATCAACTGCGGACGACCAACGCTAACGACCCCAAAATGGCAGAAATTGTCAAGAATCTCCAGGTGACAGCTGTACCGTTGGGAATTATTTATCAGCAGTTGCAAGAAACCAAAAATCAACCTAATCGTTTGGTATTTGCTTTTAAACCAGTAGATCAGGATGTCAAAGGCGCATTAGAATTATTGAACCAAAGCGGTCAGAAAGTCGAACAGTTTCGGAGTGTGCCGATTTTTGCGGTTCGCTTTGCACCAGATCAAGGTTATGTACCCATTAAACTGACAAACGACAAAGAACAAGTCGTACCGTTGTTTGTGAGTAAGCAAGATGCTCAAGGTTTGTTAAACCAAGTCAAACCAAAATATCCCAAGGCGGATATTCAGGTTATAGACATAGATGGCGTAATCAAGACTTTACAAGATAAGAACGAAGATTGGCTCAAGCAAGTGGTATTAGTGCCTTCTCAAGAATCCAGAGAATATATTCGGACTTTACCCAAAAATTCGGGAAACAGTGGGAATAATAATGCCCAGCCTGCAAAGCCAAAACGTTAA
- the secD gene encoding protein translocase subunit SecD: MQRQQSLLALILVLVIAAIAVIATIPIPLGLDLRGGSQLTIQVKPAPGMKEITERELAGVQKVVEGRINGLGVSEPVIQTVGADKILVQLPGVNDPEQAERVLGGTAQLEFRKQKPGTETQLFAFQSSRAELKAKQQELRNSTDKAAINKNQEELQKNNQAILELFESTDPPLNGKYLQDAYGEPTQQGNNWNVAIRFEQKGGELFAEITKNLAGTGRSIGIFLDNELISAPVVGPEFAANGITGGAAVITGRFTAQQANDLGVQLRGGALPVPVEIAEIRTVGATLGKDSIVSSIYAGSGGLLLVLIFMILYYRLPGLIANIALIIYAILTWACFALLGVTLTLPGIAGFILSIGMAVDANVLIFERTREELQAGKSLYRSVESGFYRAFSSILDGNVTTVIACAALFWLGAGLVKGFALTLALGVAVSMFTAITCSRTFMFLAISIPALRKPEFYCPNLSASGASNKTEVAQ; this comes from the coding sequence ATGCAAAGACAGCAGTCACTATTAGCTTTGATATTAGTTTTGGTAATCGCTGCGATCGCAGTAATTGCCACAATTCCGATACCTCTGGGGCTGGATTTACGCGGCGGTTCCCAGCTTACAATTCAAGTCAAACCCGCACCAGGGATGAAAGAAATCACCGAACGCGAATTAGCAGGCGTTCAGAAAGTCGTAGAAGGAAGAATTAACGGCCTTGGTGTTTCCGAACCAGTCATTCAAACCGTAGGTGCAGATAAAATTCTTGTCCAGTTACCAGGGGTAAATGATCCCGAACAAGCAGAAAGAGTGCTAGGCGGTACAGCACAATTAGAATTTCGTAAACAAAAACCTGGAACTGAAACCCAACTTTTTGCCTTTCAATCTTCACGCGCCGAACTGAAAGCCAAGCAGCAAGAATTACGCAACAGCACAGATAAAGCCGCAATTAACAAAAATCAAGAAGAATTACAAAAAAATAATCAAGCTATCCTGGAATTATTTGAAAGCACCGATCCTCCCCTTAATGGTAAATACCTGCAAGATGCCTACGGTGAACCGACTCAACAAGGTAACAATTGGAATGTTGCCATTCGCTTTGAGCAGAAGGGCGGTGAATTATTTGCTGAAATTACCAAAAATTTAGCAGGTACAGGCCGTAGTATTGGGATTTTCCTTGATAACGAACTGATCAGCGCCCCTGTAGTCGGGCCAGAATTTGCGGCTAATGGGATTACTGGTGGTGCAGCCGTCATTACAGGCCGCTTTACAGCCCAACAAGCCAATGATTTAGGCGTGCAACTGCGTGGTGGTGCGTTACCTGTACCCGTGGAAATTGCTGAAATCCGCACCGTTGGGGCAACCTTGGGTAAGGACAGTATTGTCAGCAGTATCTATGCTGGCAGTGGTGGTCTGCTTTTAGTATTAATATTTATGATTTTGTACTATAGACTACCAGGATTAATTGCGAATATTGCTCTGATTATCTACGCTATTCTGACTTGGGCTTGCTTTGCCTTGTTAGGTGTAACTCTGACATTGCCAGGTATTGCAGGTTTTATTCTGAGTATTGGTATGGCGGTGGATGCTAACGTGCTAATTTTTGAGCGCACCAGAGAAGAACTACAAGCAGGTAAGTCATTGTATCGCTCTGTGGAATCTGGCTTTTACCGCGCTTTTTCGAGTATCTTAGACGGCAACGTCACAACAGTAATTGCTTGTGCAGCGTTATTCTGGCTAGGTGCTGGTTTGGTGAAAGGCTTTGCGCTCACCTTGGCTTTGGGCGTAGCAGTGAGTATGTTTACTGCGATTACCTGTAGTCGTACCTTTATGTTTTTAGCAATTTCGATTCCTGCACTGCGAAAACCAGAATTTTACTGTCCGAACCTGTCAGCATCAGGAGCATCTAATAAGACTGAGGTAGCGCAATGA
- a CDS encoding GNAT family N-acetyltransferase, with product MGFWKTWFSTPESVTANRATSFEEHTGEIGNSSANSDAARNAERIVFSTERDIDLYELEELCDAVGWSRRPLRKVKKAIEHSFLVASMWQVRGNQRRLIGFARATSDHAFNATIWDVVVHPDFQGKGLGKALMKYVLKKLRSEEISNVTLFADPHVVDFYRGMGFMTDPEGIKGMFWYPH from the coding sequence ATGGGTTTTTGGAAAACTTGGTTTAGTACTCCTGAATCTGTAACGGCAAATAGAGCAACTTCCTTTGAAGAACATACAGGGGAAATTGGTAACTCTAGTGCTAATAGTGATGCGGCGCGAAACGCGGAACGCATTGTTTTTAGCACAGAGAGAGATATTGACTTGTATGAATTAGAAGAACTGTGTGATGCAGTTGGTTGGTCGCGTCGTCCTTTGCGAAAAGTAAAAAAAGCCATAGAGCATAGTTTTCTCGTCGCCTCGATGTGGCAAGTACGAGGAAACCAACGTCGGCTTATTGGTTTTGCCCGCGCTACCTCAGATCATGCTTTTAATGCCACGATTTGGGATGTAGTAGTTCATCCAGACTTTCAGGGTAAAGGGCTGGGTAAAGCTTTGATGAAATACGTACTCAAAAAACTCAGAAGCGAAGAAATCAGTAATGTGACTCTCTTTGCTGATCCCCATGTAGTTGATTTCTATAGGGGTATGGGTTTTATGACTGACCCTGAAGGCATTAAGGGAATGTTTTGGTATCCTCACTAA
- the prmC gene encoding peptide chain release factor N(5)-glutamine methyltransferase encodes MADQQPQVVSGLQLWQWRKQAIQAAIAAAVPPLEVDWLLQEIAGLDRLSLRLESFKDWAEVTIAMSLRDLEQLWQKRLRDRLPVQYIAGVTPWRNFKLAVSSAVLIPRPETECIIDLAIAAIAQNQAVKSLDQGHWVDLGTGSGAIAIGLADGLPNATIHAVDYSNAALEIAQTNAKNLGFADRIHFYQGSWWEPLTTLKGQISGMVSNPPYIPTETVATLEPEVKQHEPHLALDGGADGLDDIRHLIEVSPSYLRPGGVWLIEMMAGQAGAVRELLQNQGSYSDIQIHSDLEGVERFALAYIGNRG; translated from the coding sequence ATGGCAGATCAACAGCCACAGGTAGTTTCTGGGTTACAACTTTGGCAGTGGCGTAAGCAAGCAATTCAAGCTGCGATCGCTGCTGCTGTACCCCCATTAGAAGTTGATTGGCTGCTGCAAGAAATTGCTGGTTTAGACCGTTTGTCCCTGCGTTTAGAATCTTTCAAAGACTGGGCGGAAGTAACCATCGCCATGTCTTTGAGAGATTTAGAACAGCTTTGGCAGAAACGATTGCGCGATCGCTTACCAGTGCAGTACATCGCGGGTGTGACACCTTGGCGAAATTTTAAACTGGCGGTGTCGAGTGCGGTGTTAATTCCTCGACCAGAGACAGAGTGCATCATTGATTTAGCCATAGCGGCGATCGCCCAAAATCAGGCTGTCAAGTCATTGGATCAAGGGCATTGGGTAGACTTGGGGACTGGGAGTGGTGCGATCGCTATTGGGTTGGCGGATGGGTTGCCAAACGCTACGATTCATGCCGTTGATTACAGCAACGCCGCCTTAGAAATTGCCCAAACCAACGCCAAAAATCTGGGATTTGCCGACCGGATTCATTTTTATCAAGGTTCTTGGTGGGAACCATTAACCACTCTCAAAGGCCAAATCAGTGGAATGGTTTCTAATCCGCCCTATATCCCGACGGAAACGGTGGCTACCCTAGAACCAGAAGTCAAGCAGCATGAACCACATTTGGCATTAGATGGTGGTGCGGATGGTTTAGATGATATTCGTCATTTAATTGAAGTCTCCCCCAGTTATTTACGCCCTGGTGGCGTGTGGCTGATTGAAATGATGGCGGGACAAGCGGGTGCAGTGCGAGAACTTCTGCAAAATCAAGGTAGCTATAGCGATATTCAAATCCACTCTGATTTAGAAGGAGTTGAACGTTTTGCTTTAGCGTATATAGGGAACAGGGGATAG
- the psaJ gene encoding photosystem I reaction center subunit IX, with amino-acid sequence MAEKGDQSSYLIKFISTAPVAATLWLTITAGILIEFNRFFPDLLFHPLP; translated from the coding sequence ATGGCTGAAAAAGGCGATCAATCATCCTATTTGATTAAATTTATTTCCACAGCACCAGTGGCAGCCACCCTCTGGCTGACAATTACAGCAGGCATTTTGATTGAGTTTAACCGCTTTTTCCCAGACCTACTGTTCCACCCACTGCCATAA
- the tsaD gene encoding tRNA (adenosine(37)-N6)-threonylcarbamoyltransferase complex transferase subunit TsaD, with the protein MATVLAIETSCDETAVAIVNNRQVRSSIIASQIPVHQQYGGVVPEVASRQHLETINQAIAQALEQAQLDWSKIDGIAATCAPGLVGALLVGLTAAKTLAIVHNKPFLGVHHLEGHIFATYLSEPTLDPPFLSLLVSGGHTSLIYVKDCGSYETLGETRDDAAGEAFDKVARLLNLGYPGGPVIDKLAQQGDSQAFALPEGKVSLPGGGFHRYDGSFSGLKTAVLRLVQQFDKNGEQVPVADLAASFQATVAKALTKRAIACALDYGLNTIAVGGGVAANSGLRQHLQAAASQHNLRVLFPPLKFCTDNAAMIACAASDHLSRGHISPLTLGVESRLSLGQVMKLYEV; encoded by the coding sequence ATGGCAACCGTTTTAGCAATCGAAACCAGTTGTGATGAAACTGCCGTCGCAATTGTTAACAATCGTCAAGTTCGCAGTAGTATTATTGCCTCCCAAATTCCAGTTCATCAGCAATATGGTGGAGTTGTCCCAGAGGTGGCATCACGCCAGCATTTAGAGACGATCAACCAAGCGATCGCCCAAGCTCTGGAACAGGCACAATTAGACTGGTCAAAAATTGATGGCATCGCTGCCACTTGCGCCCCTGGTTTGGTGGGAGCGTTATTGGTGGGGTTAACTGCTGCCAAAACTTTAGCGATCGTACACAATAAACCATTTTTGGGAGTCCATCACCTCGAAGGCCACATTTTTGCGACTTACTTGAGTGAGCCAACTTTAGATCCCCCTTTTCTTAGCTTACTGGTTTCAGGCGGACATACAAGCTTGATTTATGTTAAAGACTGTGGTAGCTACGAAACCCTGGGTGAAACCCGTGATGATGCGGCAGGGGAAGCCTTTGATAAGGTAGCACGCTTGTTAAATCTAGGTTATCCAGGTGGCCCTGTAATTGACAAGTTAGCACAGCAGGGCGATTCCCAAGCTTTTGCCTTACCAGAGGGCAAAGTTTCCTTACCGGGTGGCGGTTTTCATCGCTATGATGGCAGTTTTAGTGGCTTAAAGACAGCCGTACTCAGGTTAGTGCAGCAATTTGACAAAAATGGCGAGCAAGTGCCTGTGGCAGACTTAGCAGCCAGTTTTCAGGCAACTGTAGCCAAGGCACTCACCAAAAGAGCGATCGCTTGCGCCCTGGACTATGGACTCAATACCATTGCTGTAGGTGGTGGAGTAGCAGCAAATAGCGGCTTGAGACAGCACTTGCAAGCCGCCGCCAGTCAACATAACCTGCGTGTTTTATTCCCACCCCTGAAATTTTGTACCGATAACGCCGCCATGATTGCCTGCGCCGCATCTGACCATTTATCTCGCGGTCATATCTCACCCTTGACTTTGGGTGTAGAGTCGCGGTTATCGCTGGGTCAGGTGATGAAGTTGTATGAAGTGTAA
- a CDS encoding photosystem I reaction center protein subunit XI: MAQAVDASKNSPSDVRNREVVFPAGGDPQLGNLETPVNSSPAVKWFINNLPAYRLGLTPFRRGLEVGMAHGYWIFGPFAKYGPLRSAENANLAGLLGAIALVIFLTGGLSLYANSNPPKALNSVTGASAPDAFLSKEGWNNFASAFLIGGIGGAVVAYFLTSNIALIQGLIG, from the coding sequence ATGGCGCAAGCAGTAGACGCATCTAAAAATTCACCCAGTGATGTGAGAAACAGAGAAGTCGTGTTTCCCGCAGGTGGTGATCCTCAGTTGGGTAATCTCGAAACCCCTGTTAATTCTTCTCCCGCAGTCAAGTGGTTCATCAATAACCTGCCAGCTTATCGTCTAGGTTTAACTCCTTTCAGACGTGGGCTAGAAGTTGGTATGGCACATGGCTACTGGATATTTGGCCCCTTCGCTAAATATGGCCCACTGCGTAGTGCAGAAAACGCTAACCTAGCAGGCTTATTAGGTGCGATCGCCCTAGTAATTTTTCTGACAGGTGGCTTATCTTTATATGCCAATAGCAATCCTCCCAAAGCCCTGAACAGTGTAACTGGCGCTTCAGCCCCAGATGCTTTCCTCTCTAAAGAAGGCTGGAACAACTTTGCTAGTGCTTTCTTAATTGGTGGCATTGGTGGTGCAGTAGTTGCTTACTTCCTAACTAGCAATATTGCACTCATTCAAGGCTTAATCGGCTAA
- the secF gene encoding protein translocase subunit SecF, with product MKLSINKSRSLWWTISCAVILAGIISMVISWQNPNIRAPLRPSLDFVGGTRLQFERDCSQPKNCEQPLDINVVREVAKEQGLGDSSIQIVADQETKKENGILIRTKNLNRDQRTQLQNALSAKVGAFDEQKNQIDTVGPTLGRELFTSGMIALVVSFAGIIVYLAFRFQLDYAVFAIIALFHDVLITVGIFSIFGLVFGTEVDSLFIVALLTITGFSVNDTVVIYDRIRETLKTNPNRPIAEIVDDAVNQTLTRSINTTLTTLLTLFAIFLFGGETLKNFALALIIGFIAGAYSSIFIASTLLALWRERTEKPNPVTNSEAFDASADS from the coding sequence ATGAAACTGAGTATTAACAAATCGCGATCGCTTTGGTGGACTATCTCTTGTGCAGTGATCCTCGCTGGTATCATCTCAATGGTGATTTCTTGGCAAAATCCAAATATTCGTGCGCCTCTACGTCCAAGTTTAGATTTTGTCGGCGGTACAAGACTACAGTTTGAACGAGATTGCAGTCAACCGAAAAACTGTGAACAGCCACTTGATATCAACGTTGTTCGGGAAGTCGCCAAAGAACAAGGGCTAGGTGATAGCAGTATCCAAATTGTTGCCGATCAAGAAACCAAAAAAGAAAACGGTATCTTGATTCGGACAAAAAATTTAAATCGCGATCAGCGTACCCAGTTGCAAAATGCTCTCAGTGCCAAAGTTGGTGCTTTTGACGAGCAGAAAAACCAAATTGACACAGTTGGGCCTACCTTGGGAAGAGAGTTATTTACCTCTGGGATGATTGCTTTGGTGGTCTCATTTGCGGGGATTATCGTCTACCTAGCTTTCCGATTCCAGTTAGATTATGCCGTCTTTGCGATTATTGCTCTGTTTCATGATGTGTTGATCACAGTAGGTATATTCTCAATTTTTGGTCTGGTTTTCGGAACAGAAGTAGATAGCCTTTTCATCGTTGCTTTGCTGACAATTACTGGGTTTTCAGTCAACGACACAGTGGTAATTTACGATCGCATTCGTGAAACCCTCAAAACCAATCCTAACCGCCCAATTGCCGAAATTGTTGATGATGCCGTCAATCAAACCCTAACTAGGTCTATCAACACCACCTTAACAACTTTATTGACCTTATTTGCCATCTTTCTGTTTGGGGGAGAAACCCTAAAAAACTTTGCCTTAGCCTTAATTATTGGTTTCATCGCCGGGGCTTACTCCAGTATTTTTATTGCTAGTACTCTCCTAGCTTTGTGGCGGGAACGTACCGAGAAACCCAATCCAGTCACCAACAGCGAAGCATTTGACGCATCAGCAGATAGTTAG
- a CDS encoding alpha/beta fold hydrolase, whose translation MATIEILGVPHAYELTAPTACPHALVFIHGWLNSRGYWQPVISRLSVDLQCLSYDLRGFGESQSHAEIDVNRLQSTVGLTSQLLDSSNSQFDSLYTPTAYAQDLAALLQELNITSAWLIGHSLGGTIALWAAALLPDVVQGVICINAGGGIYLKEAFEKFRSAGQRFLQVRPRWLSQIPLIDLLFTRDSVARPLDRYWARQRVIDFVVADPEAALGALLDSTTEEEVNRLPQLVSQLKQPVYFLAGADDKVMEPKYVRHLASFHRLFQYCGDNVIEISNCGHLAMLEQPDAVASHIRAIVSNQ comes from the coding sequence ATGGCAACCATAGAAATCTTAGGCGTTCCACACGCATACGAGTTAACGGCTCCCACTGCTTGCCCCCATGCTTTAGTATTTATCCACGGTTGGCTAAATAGTCGTGGGTACTGGCAACCTGTGATTTCCCGTCTGTCCGTAGATTTACAGTGTTTATCTTATGATTTACGCGGTTTTGGTGAGTCCCAATCTCACGCTGAAATTGATGTAAATCGTTTACAAAGTACTGTTGGTTTGACATCCCAATTGCTGGATAGTTCTAATTCCCAATTTGATTCTCTGTATACACCAACTGCTTACGCCCAAGATTTAGCCGCTTTATTACAAGAGCTAAATATTACCAGTGCTTGGTTGATTGGGCATTCGTTGGGCGGGACGATCGCACTTTGGGCAGCTGCTTTACTACCTGATGTGGTTCAAGGTGTAATCTGTATCAACGCTGGTGGTGGGATTTATCTCAAGGAAGCTTTTGAAAAATTTCGTTCAGCAGGTCAGAGATTTTTACAAGTTCGTCCGCGCTGGCTATCTCAAATCCCTTTGATTGATTTGCTATTTACTAGAGACAGTGTAGCCCGCCCTCTAGACCGTTACTGGGCGCGTCAAAGGGTGATAGATTTTGTGGTTGCTGACCCAGAAGCGGCGTTGGGAGCGTTATTAGATTCCACAACCGAAGAAGAAGTCAATCGCCTACCGCAGTTGGTATCACAATTAAAACAGCCTGTATATTTTTTGGCTGGTGCCGATGATAAGGTCATGGAACCGAAATATGTTCGCCATTTAGCCAGCTTTCATCGGCTTTTTCAATACTGTGGTGACAATGTGATTGAAATTTCTAATTGTGGACATTTAGCTATGTTAGAACAACCAGATGCTGTTGCCAGCCATATTCGGGCAATTGTCAGTAATCAGTAG
- a CDS encoding GNAT family N-acetyltransferase, whose product MNHPQIKFSDRHSDIDLYQLQELFNLAAFWAKGRSIEDLNIAVTNSEPVISLWDDTKLVGFARATSDGIYRATIWDVVIHPDYQGTGLGSKLITTVLNHPRMKLVERVYLMTTHQQGFYTKMGFIPNSSTTMVLHNQSKQLNSLSAAELQFQE is encoded by the coding sequence ATGAACCATCCTCAGATTAAATTTAGCGATCGCCATTCTGACATCGACCTTTACCAACTCCAAGAATTATTTAATCTTGCAGCTTTTTGGGCAAAAGGACGTAGTATTGAGGATTTAAACATCGCTGTTACCAACAGCGAGCCAGTAATTTCTTTATGGGATGATACAAAACTCGTTGGCTTTGCTAGAGCAACTTCTGATGGTATCTATCGCGCCACAATCTGGGATGTAGTCATTCACCCAGACTACCAAGGCACTGGGCTAGGTAGCAAATTAATCACAACAGTTTTGAACCATCCCCGAATGAAATTGGTAGAGCGAGTATATTTAATGACCACTCACCAACAAGGATTCTATACAAAAATGGGTTTTATACCCAACAGCAGCACAACTATGGTGCTACATAACCAATCCAAACAGCTAAATTCCCTTTCCGCAGCAGAATTACAGTTTCAGGAATAG
- a CDS encoding Photosystem I reaction center subunit III, producing MRRLFALILAICLWFNFAPPAKALGANLTPCQDNPAFQALAKNARNTTADPQSGQKRFERYSQALCGPEGYPHLIVDGRLDRAGDFLIPSILFLYIAGWIGWVGRAYLIAIRKESDTEQKEIQIDLALALPLIATGFAWPAAALKEFLSGELAAKDSEIPVSPR from the coding sequence ATGCGACGATTGTTTGCTTTGATTTTAGCGATTTGTCTTTGGTTCAATTTTGCTCCCCCAGCGAAAGCTCTAGGGGCTAATCTTACACCCTGCCAAGACAACCCCGCATTTCAAGCACTAGCTAAAAATGCCCGAAATACAACTGCCGATCCCCAATCAGGTCAAAAGAGATTTGAGCGTTACTCTCAAGCACTCTGTGGCCCTGAAGGCTATCCTCACCTGATTGTTGATGGTCGTCTAGACCGCGCTGGTGACTTTTTGATTCCCAGCATTCTCTTTCTTTACATTGCTGGCTGGATTGGTTGGGTAGGTCGTGCTTACCTAATCGCAATTAGAAAAGAATCTGACACCGAACAAAAAGAAATCCAAATCGATTTGGCTTTGGCACTACCCCTAATTGCCACAGGTTTTGCTTGGCCAGCAGCCGCTTTGAAAGAATTCCTTTCTGGCGAATTAGCTGCTAAAGATTCTGAGATCCCCGTTTCTCCTCGTTAG
- a CDS encoding L-threonylcarbamoyladenylate synthase, with the protein MAQVALEDLIAGAQAGCLVSFPTDTVPALATLPEKAALIFAAKQRSQDKPLILMGAKAEDLWPYVKGGEHEYEIWQQVVNKYWPGGLTLVLPASDRLPKEMNPTDPTTVGIRVPNSAIARSILAKTGPLATTSANFSGQPPLQTMAEITRQFPDALTLETKGLIEEISGVGVPSTVAKWTGENWQILRQGSITLD; encoded by the coding sequence ATGGCTCAAGTTGCTCTAGAAGATTTGATTGCAGGCGCACAGGCTGGCTGTTTAGTGAGTTTTCCGACTGATACTGTACCAGCACTGGCGACTTTGCCAGAGAAAGCTGCCTTAATTTTTGCCGCCAAGCAGCGCAGTCAGGATAAACCTTTGATTTTGATGGGTGCTAAGGCTGAGGATTTATGGCCTTATGTCAAGGGTGGCGAACATGAATATGAAATTTGGCAACAAGTAGTAAATAAATATTGGCCGGGAGGGTTAACGTTAGTATTGCCAGCGAGCGATCGCTTGCCCAAAGAAATGAACCCGACTGACCCAACTACGGTTGGTATTCGAGTCCCAAATAGTGCGATCGCCCGTTCTATTTTGGCAAAAACAGGCCCTTTAGCAACAACCAGTGCCAACTTTTCTGGACAGCCACCTTTACAAACGATGGCAGAAATTACGAGGCAATTTCCTGATGCGTTAACCTTAGAGACGAAAGGACTTATTGAGGAAATTTCTGGGGTTGGTGTACCTTCCACTGTTGCTAAGTGGACAGGAGAAAACTGGCAAATTTTGCGTCAAGGAAGCATCACACTGGATTAA